A window of the Lepisosteus oculatus isolate fLepOcu1 chromosome 14, fLepOcu1.hap2, whole genome shotgun sequence genome harbors these coding sequences:
- the LOC138242700 gene encoding histone H4-like, which yields MSGRGNGGKGLGKGGAKRHRKVLRDNIQGITKPAIRRLARRGGVKRISRLNYEETRGVLKVFLENVTYTEHAKRKTVTAMDVVYALKRQGCTLYGFGG from the coding sequence ATGTCTGGAAGAGGCAATGGCGGAAAGGGACTCGGGAAAGGAGGTGCTAAGCGTCACCGTAAGGTTCTCCGCGACAACATCCAGGGAATCACCAAGCCCGCAATCCGCCGCCTGGCTCGCCGTGGGGGAGTGAAGCGGATCTCCAGGCTGAACTACGAGGAGACCCGCggggtgctgaaggtgttcctggagaacgTCACCTACACCGAGCACGCCAAGCGGAAGACCGTCACTGCCATGGACGTGGTGTACGCGCTGAAGCGCCAGGGCTGCACCCTGTACGGCTTCGGAGGCTAA